One genomic segment of Mesoterricola silvestris includes these proteins:
- the rsmH gene encoding 16S rRNA (cytosine(1402)-N(4))-methyltransferase RsmH — MEPVVHIPVLLAEVLENLPVPEGGRVLDLTLGLGGHAEAILARSDAGTRYLGVDRDPAARERAKARLGSDARLTILADTHEDVWDHPAFQAWQQLQAPEGLDVVLLDLGVSTLQLRDPGRGFSFMEEGPLDMRMDPESGETALQWLAAQSDESLADALYAFGEERASRPIARNILRALHDGRLRSTFDLAQAIYKVLPRDVARKKKQIDPATRTFQAIRIAVNGELGRLAATLEKAVALLKPGGRIGVISFHSLEDRIAKQTLRRLAGVYDGPGRTSPVALPRLIKLVHPGGLKPTEAECSANPPSRSARLRIGERLSDSESTRNPR; from the coding sequence ATGGAACCCGTCGTCCACATTCCCGTCCTCCTGGCCGAAGTGCTGGAGAACCTCCCCGTCCCCGAAGGGGGGCGCGTCCTGGACCTCACCCTGGGCCTGGGCGGCCACGCCGAGGCCATCCTGGCCCGGAGCGACGCCGGCACCCGGTACCTGGGCGTGGACCGCGATCCGGCGGCCCGGGAGCGCGCCAAGGCCCGCCTGGGCTCCGACGCCCGGCTCACCATCCTCGCCGATACCCACGAGGACGTGTGGGACCACCCGGCCTTCCAGGCCTGGCAGCAGCTCCAGGCCCCCGAGGGCCTCGACGTGGTGCTCCTGGACCTGGGCGTCTCCACCCTCCAGCTGCGGGACCCCGGCCGGGGCTTCAGCTTCATGGAGGAAGGCCCCCTGGACATGCGCATGGACCCGGAATCCGGGGAGACCGCCCTGCAGTGGCTCGCCGCCCAGAGCGACGAATCCCTGGCGGACGCCCTCTACGCCTTCGGGGAGGAGCGGGCCTCGCGGCCCATCGCCCGGAACATCCTCCGGGCCCTGCACGACGGGCGCCTCCGCTCCACCTTCGACCTGGCCCAGGCCATCTACAAGGTCCTGCCCCGGGACGTGGCCCGCAAGAAGAAGCAGATCGACCCCGCCACCCGCACCTTCCAGGCCATCCGCATCGCCGTCAACGGCGAACTGGGGCGCCTCGCCGCGACCCTGGAAAAGGCCGTGGCCCTGCTCAAGCCGGGGGGCCGCATCGGCGTCATCTCCTTCCACAGCCTCGAGGACCGCATCGCCAAGCAGACCCTGCGGCGCCTCGCGGGCGTCTACGACGGCCCGGGGCGTACCTCCCCCGTCGCTTTGCCCCGGCTCATCAAGCTGGTGCACCCCGGGGGCCTCAAACCCACCGAGGCCGAATGCTCCGCCAACCCCCCCTCCCGTTCCGCCCGGCTGCGGATCGGCGAACGGCTCTCCGATTCCGAATCCACGAGGAACCCGCGATGA
- a CDS encoding penicillin-binding transpeptidase domain-containing protein: protein MAIGGILSGSPSPRRLLGRPEASDLVAARLPWILGGGLVWVLMITLRLLWLQGVQHTYYRLRAERQHTTVVPIAPIRGELRDRRGGSLAISLKVDSLFANPPSFYPDFRAGKGDTERNWGEPDRQSAQKVAAQLAPILEMSRASILERLLRKKPFVWLERQLPASKVAAIKALKIDGVDFLPESKRHYPRGSLACQIVGFINIDGQGQLGIERTFDEQLAGKPGELIAPRDAKGRLLIMQENYAKVPVNGSTLQLTIDSTIQHIVEEALEEGVRRSHPATAYAVVVDPQTGEILAMAGTPTFDPNHIMPKRFLNRSESEWTAAEKEDYKREMERQKAARKVHPVEDSYEPGSTMKIFTAAMALEEHKVHLGEMIACEAGRWKYADKVVTDTHSHGTIPFEAVLWQSSNIGAAKIGLRLDPAVHFQYLRKFGFGETTGLNFPGETAGRLQAPDRWSRTTQLTMSYGYGLSASPLQVLMAGCVLANGGKLMQPYIIQKIFNDQGNLLQEFKPKVKEQVISEETSAMMREALKGVITNGTGKMAKLDGNIEAFGKTGTSRKLVNGQYEMRRHYASFLGFFPADKPQYGMLFMLDDPAGDATGGDVAAPLFKKIGDAIMRYRLSLPDSGQEADLKLGLRDWPVSENDEAVVHVEIGKVPDLKGLTLKAAILRVVMAGGVPKLDGLGDGGGRAFRVDGQDPAPGSALEPNGAVKIKLRAP, encoded by the coding sequence TTGGCGATCGGCGGCATCCTCAGCGGCTCTCCTTCGCCCAGGCGCCTCCTGGGAAGGCCCGAGGCCTCGGATCTCGTGGCCGCTCGCCTGCCTTGGATCCTGGGGGGAGGCCTGGTGTGGGTGCTGATGATCACCCTGCGCCTGCTCTGGCTCCAGGGGGTGCAGCACACGTACTACCGGCTCCGGGCCGAGCGCCAGCACACCACCGTGGTGCCCATCGCCCCCATCCGGGGTGAGCTGAGGGACCGCCGGGGCGGCTCCCTGGCCATTTCCCTGAAGGTCGACAGCCTCTTCGCCAACCCGCCGTCCTTCTATCCGGACTTCCGGGCCGGGAAGGGCGACACGGAGCGGAACTGGGGCGAGCCGGACCGGCAGAGCGCCCAGAAGGTGGCGGCCCAGCTGGCGCCCATCCTGGAGATGTCCCGGGCCTCCATCCTGGAGCGGCTCCTGCGCAAGAAGCCCTTCGTGTGGCTCGAGCGCCAGCTTCCCGCCAGCAAAGTGGCCGCCATCAAGGCCCTGAAGATCGACGGCGTGGACTTCCTGCCCGAAAGCAAGCGCCACTACCCCCGGGGGAGCCTGGCCTGCCAGATCGTCGGGTTCATCAATATCGACGGCCAGGGCCAGCTGGGCATCGAACGCACCTTCGACGAGCAGCTCGCGGGCAAGCCCGGCGAGCTCATCGCCCCCCGGGACGCCAAGGGGCGGCTCCTCATCATGCAGGAGAACTACGCCAAGGTCCCGGTGAACGGGTCCACCCTCCAGCTCACCATCGATTCCACCATCCAGCACATCGTGGAGGAGGCCCTGGAGGAGGGCGTGCGGCGCAGCCACCCCGCCACCGCCTACGCCGTGGTGGTGGATCCCCAGACCGGGGAGATCCTGGCCATGGCCGGCACCCCCACCTTCGACCCCAACCACATCATGCCCAAGCGCTTCCTCAACCGGTCCGAATCCGAATGGACCGCGGCCGAGAAGGAGGACTACAAGCGCGAGATGGAGCGCCAGAAGGCCGCGCGCAAGGTGCACCCGGTGGAGGACAGCTACGAGCCCGGCTCCACCATGAAGATCTTCACGGCGGCCATGGCCCTGGAGGAGCACAAGGTGCACCTGGGCGAGATGATCGCCTGCGAGGCGGGGAGGTGGAAGTACGCCGACAAGGTGGTCACCGACACCCACAGCCACGGCACCATCCCCTTCGAGGCGGTGCTCTGGCAGAGCTCCAACATCGGCGCCGCCAAGATCGGGCTGCGCCTGGACCCGGCGGTGCACTTCCAGTACCTGCGCAAGTTCGGCTTCGGCGAGACCACGGGCCTGAATTTCCCGGGGGAGACCGCCGGGCGCCTCCAGGCCCCGGACCGGTGGAGCCGCACCACCCAGCTCACCATGAGCTACGGCTACGGCCTCTCCGCCTCCCCCCTGCAGGTGCTCATGGCCGGGTGCGTCCTGGCCAACGGCGGCAAGCTCATGCAGCCCTACATCATCCAGAAGATCTTCAACGACCAGGGCAACCTGCTCCAGGAATTCAAGCCCAAGGTCAAGGAGCAGGTGATCAGCGAGGAGACCTCCGCCATGATGCGCGAGGCCCTCAAGGGCGTCATCACCAACGGCACCGGCAAGATGGCCAAGCTCGACGGGAACATCGAGGCCTTCGGCAAGACCGGCACCTCCCGCAAGCTCGTCAACGGCCAGTACGAGATGCGCCGCCACTACGCCTCCTTCCTGGGCTTCTTCCCGGCCGACAAGCCGCAGTACGGCATGCTCTTCATGCTGGACGACCCCGCCGGGGACGCCACGGGCGGCGACGTGGCGGCCCCGCTCTTCAAGAAGATCGGCGACGCCATCATGCGCTACCGCCTCTCCCTGCCGGATTCGGGGCAGGAGGCCGACCTCAAGCTGGGCCTCCGGGACTGGCCCGTGAGCGAGAACGACGAGGCGGTGGTGCACGTGGAGATCGGGAAGGTCCCCGACCTCAAGGGCCTCACCCTCAAGGCCGCCATCCTGCGGGTGGTCATGGCGGGGGGCGTGCCCAAGCTGGACGGCCTGGGCGACGGCGGCGGCAGGGCCTTCCGGGTGGATGGCCAGGACCCCGCGCCGGGTTCGGCCCTGGAACCCAACGGCGCCGTGAAGATCAAGCTGAGGGCCCCATGA
- a CDS encoding UDP-N-acetylmuramoyl-L-alanyl-D-glutamate--2,6-diaminopimelate ligase, with amino-acid sequence MKFSEWMRDQDVFAAAGADPEVAHVTCDSREAGPGWAFVALKGEVRDGADFVPAALAQGASAILADRDLAVQAPFARLGHGRRTMAHLARRLYGQPDLALALIGVTGTNGKTTTTTLIRQLLRGSGLGCGLVGTVLNAAGDLEEEATRTTPESPAFYRWLRRSVEAGDAASAVEVSSHSLMLDRVEGARFKVGLFTNLTQDHLDFHGDMETYFEAKARLFTQCGTALANADDPYGRRLLDRPGVLGYAIEGPGAYRAEDLVLTPTGTSFRLAAPGGAFEVASPLLGRFNAYNLLAALAALAEAGFQLPALIPAVKGLTGAPGRLDRVDCGQAFGVMVDYAHTPDALEKLLLEGRRLLPPGGRLHVLFGCGGDRDRTKRPIMAAAVAARADVLWHTSDNTRGEDPERILDDAAQGVPEGLRADPERYHRVADRALAVTEALAACRPGDLLLLAGKGHEPYQDIRGTKHPYSDRGAVEAVLQGRAVPRPWAVTA; translated from the coding sequence ATGAAGTTCAGCGAATGGATGCGGGATCAGGACGTGTTCGCGGCCGCCGGCGCCGACCCCGAGGTGGCCCACGTCACCTGCGACAGCCGCGAGGCCGGCCCCGGATGGGCCTTCGTGGCCCTCAAGGGGGAGGTGCGGGACGGGGCGGATTTCGTGCCCGCCGCCCTGGCCCAGGGGGCCAGCGCCATCCTCGCCGACCGGGACCTGGCCGTGCAGGCGCCCTTCGCGCGCCTGGGCCACGGCCGGCGCACCATGGCCCACTTGGCCCGGCGCCTGTACGGGCAGCCCGACCTGGCCCTGGCCCTCATCGGCGTCACCGGCACCAACGGCAAGACCACCACCACCACCCTCATCCGGCAGCTCCTGCGGGGCTCGGGCCTGGGCTGCGGCCTGGTGGGCACCGTCCTCAACGCGGCCGGGGACCTGGAGGAGGAGGCCACCCGCACCACCCCCGAAAGCCCCGCCTTCTACCGCTGGCTGCGGCGCTCCGTGGAGGCCGGCGACGCCGCCTCGGCGGTGGAGGTGTCCAGCCACAGCCTCATGCTGGACCGGGTGGAGGGCGCGCGGTTCAAGGTGGGGCTCTTCACCAACCTCACCCAGGACCACCTGGACTTCCACGGGGACATGGAGACCTACTTCGAGGCCAAGGCCCGGCTCTTCACCCAGTGCGGGACCGCCCTGGCCAACGCCGACGACCCCTACGGCAGGCGGCTCCTGGACCGGCCCGGGGTGCTGGGGTACGCCATCGAGGGCCCCGGCGCCTACCGGGCCGAGGACCTGGTCCTGACCCCCACGGGCACCTCCTTCCGCCTCGCCGCGCCCGGGGGGGCCTTTGAGGTGGCCAGCCCCCTCCTGGGGCGCTTCAACGCCTACAACCTGCTGGCGGCCCTGGCGGCCCTGGCGGAGGCGGGCTTCCAGCTGCCCGCCCTGATTCCGGCCGTGAAGGGCCTCACCGGCGCCCCGGGGCGCCTGGACCGGGTGGACTGCGGCCAGGCCTTCGGCGTCATGGTGGATTACGCCCACACCCCCGACGCCCTGGAGAAGCTGCTCCTGGAGGGCCGGCGCCTCCTGCCCCCGGGAGGGCGGCTCCACGTGCTCTTCGGCTGCGGCGGGGACCGGGACCGCACCAAGCGCCCCATCATGGCCGCCGCGGTGGCGGCCCGGGCCGACGTGCTCTGGCACACCTCCGACAACACCCGGGGCGAGGACCCCGAGCGGATCCTGGACGACGCGGCCCAGGGCGTCCCCGAGGGGCTGCGGGCCGATCCGGAACGCTACCACCGCGTGGCGGACCGCGCCCTGGCGGTGACCGAGGCCCTCGCGGCCTGCCGCCCCGGGGACCTGCTGCTCCTGGCCGGCAAGGGCCACGAGCCCTACCAGGACATCCGCGGCACCAAGCACCCCTACAGCGACCGCGGCGCCGTGGAGGCCGTCCTCCAGGGCCGCGCGGTGCCCCGCCCCTGGGCGGTGACGGCATGA
- a CDS encoding UDP-N-acetylmuramoyl-tripeptide--D-alanyl-D-alanine ligase: MSGLWSLAEAGARVGGTLVGDGEVVPAALSMDTRTLGPGSCFVAIRGQRDGHDFAPAAVAAGAGSILADHELAVPVPQLLVPDTLAALQRWGQARLEAFRPPHVFAVTGSVGKTGTKELLAAATGAWKTPGNRNNTLGLPEALATLPAGVPAVVLEMGMSTPGEIRRLTEIAPPDLGLITNIGQTHMENFVDGQEGIARAKGELVAGLRPGGQWVHLAGDSWCRWVAMQPWARARAVPVGRGSAFGWQDEESLGLLGERFELRFPGGTVPVRLRLRGSHHVRNAALAGSLAILAGYAPGAVAQAMGEVDAGPGRGRLHALRGGGWLLDESYNAIQESILACGRALLTLEGGDAVAVLGCMRELGPGAAAVHRETGEGLRALGFGRVLVYGDQAQALAEGFGPGAKAFPDFESLRDDAPGLGSIPAGARILVKGSRFWRSERAVEWLLETFSSGKP, encoded by the coding sequence ATGAGCGGCCTCTGGAGCCTCGCCGAGGCCGGCGCCCGGGTGGGCGGAACCCTCGTGGGCGACGGGGAGGTGGTCCCCGCGGCCCTGTCCATGGACACCCGCACCCTGGGGCCCGGCAGCTGCTTCGTGGCCATCCGGGGCCAGCGGGACGGCCACGATTTCGCCCCGGCGGCGGTGGCCGCCGGGGCGGGCTCGATCCTGGCCGACCACGAACTGGCCGTGCCGGTGCCCCAGCTCCTGGTGCCCGACACCCTGGCCGCGCTGCAGCGGTGGGGCCAGGCCCGGCTCGAGGCCTTCCGGCCCCCGCACGTGTTCGCCGTCACGGGTTCCGTGGGCAAGACCGGCACCAAGGAGCTCCTGGCCGCCGCCACCGGCGCCTGGAAGACCCCGGGCAACCGCAACAACACCCTGGGCCTGCCCGAGGCCCTGGCCACGCTGCCCGCGGGCGTGCCCGCGGTGGTGCTGGAAATGGGCATGAGCACCCCGGGCGAGATCCGCCGGCTCACGGAGATCGCGCCCCCGGACCTGGGGCTCATCACCAACATCGGCCAGACCCACATGGAGAACTTCGTGGACGGCCAGGAGGGCATCGCCCGGGCCAAGGGCGAACTGGTGGCGGGGCTGCGTCCCGGGGGCCAATGGGTGCACCTGGCCGGCGACAGCTGGTGCCGCTGGGTGGCCATGCAGCCCTGGGCCCGGGCCCGGGCCGTGCCCGTGGGCCGCGGCAGCGCCTTCGGGTGGCAGGACGAGGAATCCCTGGGCCTGCTGGGGGAGCGCTTCGAGCTGCGGTTCCCCGGGGGGACGGTGCCGGTGCGCCTGCGCCTGCGGGGTTCCCACCACGTGCGCAACGCCGCCCTGGCGGGGTCCCTGGCCATCCTGGCCGGCTATGCCCCCGGGGCGGTGGCCCAGGCCATGGGCGAGGTGGACGCGGGCCCCGGCCGGGGGCGCCTCCACGCCCTCCGGGGCGGCGGCTGGCTCCTGGACGAAAGCTACAACGCCATCCAGGAATCCATCCTGGCCTGCGGCCGGGCCCTCCTGACCCTGGAGGGCGGGGACGCCGTGGCCGTGCTGGGCTGCATGCGGGAACTGGGGCCGGGAGCCGCGGCCGTGCACCGGGAGACCGGCGAAGGCCTGCGGGCCCTGGGCTTCGGCCGCGTCCTGGTCTACGGGGACCAGGCCCAGGCCCTGGCCGAGGGCTTCGGCCCCGGGGCCAAGGCCTTCCCCGACTTCGAATCCCTTCGCGACGACGCCCCGGGCCTGGGTTCCATCCCGGCGGGCGCGCGCATCCTCGTCAAAGGCAGCCGGTTCTGGCGTTCGGAACGGGCCGTCGAGTGGCTACTCGAAACCTTCTCTTCCGGAAAACCATGA